The following are encoded in a window of Cydia strobilella chromosome 1, ilCydStro3.1, whole genome shotgun sequence genomic DNA:
- the LOC134742090 gene encoding spondin-2-like, translating to MLKSFNIDFPFFIIILLQSVLCDESCRVPLGIKTPALPPDDRYIIDINPPVDNYVPEGTYTVILKSNDGKAKFIGFTIWLTGHSAENPENKRKPKIYLAGQLLPDDPLTKFGDRECPNNTVIQTNLVPKNIVQAKWKAPPKGQDCVTIHAMVAIRNDMYYSGLTRRVCEDVRKLEDMPPDESPNCSVCEEARYKVTFEGVWCYNTHRPLYPMSNTSTPSFSDIVGASHNKNFKIFIINKEASEGVKTLAEQGNTTVLELDMQEKIGNSVRSIIKATRPRTTNAATSAIFRVNQKYHLVSVVTAILPSPDWFLGASNLELCNARNPNTWTPSITYNLYPLDAGTDKGSDFNSANDNLMPPQAIGNVKFQNPPKEIKPFAKLHFELIRTFKLTPDCLKNKIETSGEDEGEGNNNNTEEEEEEDKEEESSPECPMSAWSDWDECVASCEGGKRRGQHKRERYHLVNNHPVEYGDEEEYDKVPESCRGIEEYNFEQCEEDCEETSTGE from the exons ATGCTTAAGTCGTTCAATATCG ATTTTCCTTTCTTCATCATTATACTATTACAAAGTGTCCTGTGCGACGAAAGTTGCAGAGTACCTTTAGGCATTAAGACGCCCGCTTTGCCTCCTGATGACCGCTATATAATCGATATTAATCCTCCTGTGGATAATTATGTACCAGAAGGAACTTACACCG ttATCCTTAAATCTAATGACGGGAAAGCCAAGTTCATAGGTTTCACTATTTGGTTGACGGGGCATAGCGCAGAAAATCCTGAGAACAAAAGGAAACCGAAAATTTATTTAGCTGGTCAGTTATTACCGGATGATCCGCTGACGAAATTTGGAGACCGAGAATGTCCCAATAACACAGTAATTCAGACTAATTTGGTACCTAAGAATATCGTGCAG GCTAAATGGAAAGCTCCGCCCAAGGGCCAAGACTGCGTGACCATCCACGCAATGGTGGCGATCAGAAACGACATGTACTACAGCGGCCTGACGCGACGCGTGTGCGAGGACGTGCGCAAACTTGAAGACATGCCGCCGGACGAAAGCCCTAACTGCTCTGTGTGTGAAGAGGCCAGGTATAAG GTGACATTCGAAGGCGTATGGTGTTATAATACCCACCGTCCCTTGTACCCCATGTCTAATACGAGTACGCCCTCATTCAGTGATATAGTGGGAGCATCACAtaacaaaaactttaaaatctTTATCATCAACAAAGAGGCTTCCGAGGGAGTTAAAACACTTGCTGAACAGGGGAATACCACAGTGCTGGAGTTGGATATGCAGGAAAAG atTGGCAACAGTGTTCGAAGCATAATCAAGGCAACTAGGCCCCGCACTACAAATGCGGCCACTTCCGCGATATTCCGTGTGAACCAGAAATACCACCTTGTGTCGGTAGTGACAGCGATCCTGCCTTCGCCAGATTGGTTCTTAGGGGCATCCAACCTAGAGCTATGTAACGCGAGAAATCCAAATACGTGGACACCCAGCATAACTTATAATCTCTACCCATTGGATGCGGGAACCGACAAGGGATCGGACTTTAAT TCAGCGAACGACAACCTTATGCCTCCTCAGGCGATAGGCAATGTAAAATTCCAAAACCCTCCCAAAGAAATAAAGCCATTCGCTAAGCTCCACTTCGAGCTGATAAGAACATTCAAACTTACTCCGGACTGCTTGAAAAATAAGATTGAGACCTCCGGTGAGGATGAAGGCGAAGGCAATAACAACAacactgaagaagaagaagaagaagataaagaAGAAG AATCATCACCGGAGTGTCCCATGTCGGCTTGGAGCGACTGGGACGAATGCGTTGCCAGCTGCGAGGGCGGCAAGCGCAGAGGGCAGCACAAGCGGGAACGGTACCACTTGGTCAACAACCATCCTGTCGAGTATGGGGACGAAGAG GAATAcgacaaggtaccagaaagctGTAGAGGAATAGAAGAATACAACTTTGAACAGTGCGAAGAAGACTGTGAAGAAACTTCGACAGGTGAATAA
- the LOC134741673 gene encoding tubulin-specific chaperone C isoform X2, with the protein MDIAIRASFWVVTFGGLGYAMFKLAKPNEELLKKYDQESKHTDTRKLANQTLGVLKEAAKQDSELKRLSRRDAQRLEKLHKAHKAREEVDACNENEEYFSGAFKIKSEYIEDLLSQVPTLEIKTLPSHFDNIKKEVNELQKYVITSALFLKEFNMRKYLGIVQNLQTKCYELEDRYVPRKKFGFTRKKLPRSDNQKQNLADEHDGAGKTESNKWDEKLFGFDLKENEILALQNDELFQRDVTLRNLKNCTVSLKGVMGTLHMNNLDNCVILSGPVTSSVFLEKCTNCKIVVACQQLRMHTSTKCDIYLHVTSKGIVEDCTEIRTSPYNLKYDDLEKHFNMSLLDKKSNNWNCLDDFNWLAPDIPSPNWSILDVSDRVNDWNVYWSKTP; encoded by the exons ATGGACATTGCTATTAGGGCCTCCTTCTGGGTGGTTACGTTCGGAGGGCTTGGCTATGCCATGTTCAAACTGGCCAAACCTAATGAAGAACTGCTGAAGAAg TATGATCAAGAATCGAAGCACACTGACACAAGAAAATTAGCTAATCAAACCTTAGGTGTATTGAAAGAAGCGGCAAAACAGGATTCCGAGCTTA AGAGACTAAGCAGAAGAGATGCACAAAGACTGGAAAAGCTTCACAAGGCACACAAGGCTAGAGAAGAAGTTGATGCCTGTAACGAAAATGAAGAATATTTCTCTGGAgcattcaaaataaaatcagaGTACATTGAAGACTTGCTCTCCCAAGTACCCACATTAGAAATTAAAACTCTCCCATCTCACTTTGACAATATTAAGAAAGAAGTAAATGAGCTACAAAAATATGTAATCACGTCAGCTTTGTTCTTGAAGGAGTTTAACATGCGCAAATATTTAGGAATAGTTCAAAATCTACAAACAAAATGCTATGAGTTAGAAGACAGATATGTACCAAGAAAAAAATTTGGTTTTACTAGAAAGAAGTTGCCTAGATCGGATAATCAAAAGCAGAACTTGGCGGATGAACATGATGGCGCAGGAAAGACAGAGAGCAACAAATGGGACGAAAAACTTTTTGGATTTGATCTAAAGGAAAATGAAATATTGGCATTGCAAAATGATGAACTATTTCAAAGGGACGTGACATTGCGCAATCTGAAAAATTGCACAGTTAGTTTAAAGGGTGTCATGGGCACACTGCACATGAATAACCTGGACAACTGCGTTATTCTTTCTGGCCCCGTAACTTCCTCCGTTTTTTTAGAGAAATGTACAAACTGCAAGATTGTTGTGGCATGCCAGCAGCTGAGAATGCACACCTCAACAAAATGTGATATCTATTTGCATGTGACAAGTAAAGGTATTGTAGAAGACTGCACAGAGATTAGGACATCACCATATAACTTGAAGTATGATGATTTAGAGAAGCATTTTAACATGTCATTGTTAGATAAGAAGAGCAATAATTGGAACTGTCTAGATGACTTCAACTGGCTCGCTCCTGATATCCCTTCCCCCAATTGGTCTATTTTAGATGTTTCTGATCGAGTCAACGATTGGAATGTATACTGGTCAAAAACTCCTTGa
- the LOC134741673 gene encoding tubulin-specific chaperone C isoform X1: MNDKNTVLERLSRRDAQRLEKLHKAHKAREEVDACNENEEYFSGAFKIKSEYIEDLLSQVPTLEIKTLPSHFDNIKKEVNELQKYVITSALFLKEFNMRKYLGIVQNLQTKCYELEDRYVPRKKFGFTRKKLPRSDNQKQNLADEHDGAGKTESNKWDEKLFGFDLKENEILALQNDELFQRDVTLRNLKNCTVSLKGVMGTLHMNNLDNCVILSGPVTSSVFLEKCTNCKIVVACQQLRMHTSTKCDIYLHVTSKGIVEDCTEIRTSPYNLKYDDLEKHFNMSLLDKKSNNWNCLDDFNWLAPDIPSPNWSILDVSDRVNDWNVYWSKTP; the protein is encoded by the coding sequence atgAATGACAAAAACACAGTGTTAGAGAGACTAAGCAGAAGAGATGCACAAAGACTGGAAAAGCTTCACAAGGCACACAAGGCTAGAGAAGAAGTTGATGCCTGTAACGAAAATGAAGAATATTTCTCTGGAgcattcaaaataaaatcagaGTACATTGAAGACTTGCTCTCCCAAGTACCCACATTAGAAATTAAAACTCTCCCATCTCACTTTGACAATATTAAGAAAGAAGTAAATGAGCTACAAAAATATGTAATCACGTCAGCTTTGTTCTTGAAGGAGTTTAACATGCGCAAATATTTAGGAATAGTTCAAAATCTACAAACAAAATGCTATGAGTTAGAAGACAGATATGTACCAAGAAAAAAATTTGGTTTTACTAGAAAGAAGTTGCCTAGATCGGATAATCAAAAGCAGAACTTGGCGGATGAACATGATGGCGCAGGAAAGACAGAGAGCAACAAATGGGACGAAAAACTTTTTGGATTTGATCTAAAGGAAAATGAAATATTGGCATTGCAAAATGATGAACTATTTCAAAGGGACGTGACATTGCGCAATCTGAAAAATTGCACAGTTAGTTTAAAGGGTGTCATGGGCACACTGCACATGAATAACCTGGACAACTGCGTTATTCTTTCTGGCCCCGTAACTTCCTCCGTTTTTTTAGAGAAATGTACAAACTGCAAGATTGTTGTGGCATGCCAGCAGCTGAGAATGCACACCTCAACAAAATGTGATATCTATTTGCATGTGACAAGTAAAGGTATTGTAGAAGACTGCACAGAGATTAGGACATCACCATATAACTTGAAGTATGATGATTTAGAGAAGCATTTTAACATGTCATTGTTAGATAAGAAGAGCAATAATTGGAACTGTCTAGATGACTTCAACTGGCTCGCTCCTGATATCCCTTCCCCCAATTGGTCTATTTTAGATGTTTCTGATCGAGTCAACGATTGGAATGTATACTGGTCAAAAACTCCTTGa